The Armatimonadia bacterium genome has a segment encoding these proteins:
- a CDS encoding sugar ABC transporter ATP-binding protein yields MPPALLQMHSITKAFPGVIALQAVDFDLRGGEVHALVGENGAGKSTLMKVLNGAIAADAGEILIDGRPVRIDCPASAARAGIGMIYQELCLAPHLTAGENVFLGREPSRGGLIDFRELHRRAQEYLDRLTCGVNSRDRVADLGIAQQQMVEIAKALSQQARFLVMDEPTASLFEAETERLFAIIASLKAEGVGIAYISHRLEEVMQIGDRVTILRDGRLVASREVSETSIPEMVRFMVGREIKEVYPRREAHPGAVLLEVTDLQAPPKLQDISLTVHEGEILGLAGLVGAGRTELARALFGADPITSGQVLIEGKPRSIHSPGDAIEAGVALLTEDRKRDGLALDLPIRANITLASLQQMLDAGLINLSRERTRAAEAAREVDVRTTSLENLARSLSGGNQQKVVLAKWLMTRARVFIFDEPTQGIDVAAKAEVYRLIHRLAEQGAGILLISSYLPELLALADRIVVLSRGRVTGELSGAEATQERIMELATT; encoded by the coding sequence ATGCCGCCCGCTCTGCTGCAAATGCACTCCATCACCAAGGCCTTCCCCGGAGTCATCGCTCTCCAGGCGGTCGACTTCGACTTGCGTGGTGGGGAAGTGCATGCGCTGGTGGGGGAGAACGGGGCCGGGAAGTCCACCCTGATGAAGGTGCTCAACGGGGCGATTGCGGCCGACGCGGGCGAGATACTCATCGACGGCCGCCCGGTGCGGATTGACTGCCCGGCCTCTGCTGCACGGGCCGGAATCGGCATGATCTACCAGGAGCTCTGCCTCGCTCCGCATCTCACCGCCGGGGAGAACGTCTTCCTCGGACGCGAGCCCTCCCGGGGTGGCCTGATCGACTTCCGCGAGTTGCATCGCCGGGCACAGGAGTACCTCGATCGCCTGACCTGCGGGGTGAACTCCCGCGACCGCGTGGCTGACCTGGGAATCGCCCAGCAGCAGATGGTCGAGATCGCCAAGGCCCTCTCTCAGCAGGCCCGCTTTCTCGTGATGGACGAACCCACGGCGTCTCTATTTGAGGCAGAGACGGAGCGGCTCTTCGCCATCATCGCTTCCCTGAAGGCCGAGGGCGTCGGCATCGCCTACATCTCTCACCGGCTCGAGGAGGTCATGCAGATTGGCGACCGGGTCACCATCCTGCGTGACGGACGCCTTGTGGCCTCCCGCGAGGTTTCCGAGACGAGCATCCCCGAGATGGTGCGCTTCATGGTCGGTCGCGAGATCAAAGAGGTCTACCCGCGACGCGAGGCACATCCGGGAGCGGTGCTTCTGGAGGTCACCGACCTTCAGGCGCCGCCCAAGCTGCAGGACATCAGCCTGACGGTGCATGAAGGCGAGATACTGGGGCTGGCCGGATTGGTGGGGGCAGGTCGCACGGAGCTGGCTCGTGCGCTCTTCGGGGCCGACCCGATCACCTCCGGTCAGGTGCTGATCGAGGGCAAGCCGAGGTCGATCCACTCACCCGGGGACGCCATTGAGGCCGGAGTGGCCCTGCTGACGGAGGACCGCAAGCGCGATGGTCTGGCGCTCGATCTCCCGATTCGTGCCAACATCACCCTGGCCTCGCTGCAGCAGATGCTCGACGCCGGCCTGATCAACCTGTCGCGCGAACGCACCAGGGCAGCCGAGGCAGCCCGCGAGGTAGACGTGCGCACCACGAGCCTTGAGAACCTGGCACGGTCACTCTCCGGCGGCAACCAGCAGAAGGTCGTCCTCGCAAAGTGGCTCATGACTCGGGCTCGTGTCTTCATCTTTGACGAGCCGACCCAGGGCATTGATGTCGCCGCGAAGGCCGAGGTCTATCGTCTGATTCACCGCCTCGCCGAGCAGGGGGCCGGGATCCTCCTGATCTCCTCCTACCTGCCGGAACTGCTGGCGCTGGCGGATCGCATCGTGGTCCTCTCTCGAGGCCGCGTGACAGGTGAACTATCCGGCGCCGAGGCCACGCAGGAGCGCATCATGGAGCTTGCGACCACCTAG